A DNA window from Myxococcales bacterium contains the following coding sequences:
- a CDS encoding DUF1565 domain-containing protein yields the protein MKTRWLGLLIMACCTILIDCSTDDDDPSTSSGQADDDNDDASGVDDDSAADDDGGGTDDDLGDDDLTDDDTDLPDYGYEPPVPSDEIGIFAAQTGGDDAPGTMAQPVRTIGRAMELAFAADKAVFVARGHYREAVQAVASLYGGYEEAGWTRDLAANATYIEAPLDRAGVTASGTAARGELVVEGFHVQGGFAQDTSIGVDIRRDEVTLRWNDIAAGTVWTYGGGGLSYGVSVGDSAAVLIVDNDIRAGKVFAPASYAQPVGVNLDAGAAVTLVGNRIRGGAVLLSLDELSIAVQNRSELPVVLVNNQLATAPSPYAYGFSTYTGGLLAHNTIVIRDAQYLSYAVVINQSLIDPEAQLVLVNNIFSMGAQPNGRPVALCSWIKHDRITAVGNDFHGPAGFHLIEADLAYFDNPERVNACRWTGCREAHDNLSAAPEFVGGGDYHLTAGSPCRDAGIDPTPWYDELWVRYDLDGNPRPWGPGWDIGMDEYKGP from the coding sequence ATGAAAACCCGATGGCTTGGCCTCCTCATCATGGCTTGTTGCACAATCCTGATCGACTGCTCGACTGACGACGACGACCCTTCGACAAGCTCAGGGCAGGCTGATGACGATAATGATGACGCCTCCGGCGTCGATGACGACAGCGCCGCCGATGACGATGGTGGTGGGACCGACGACGACCTCGGCGATGACGACCTGACCGACGATGACACCGACCTGCCGGATTACGGTTACGAACCGCCCGTGCCCAGCGATGAAATCGGCATCTTCGCCGCCCAAACCGGCGGCGACGACGCGCCGGGAACCATGGCCCAACCCGTGCGCACCATCGGCCGCGCCATGGAACTGGCGTTCGCGGCGGACAAGGCGGTGTTCGTGGCGCGCGGGCATTACCGCGAAGCCGTGCAGGCCGTGGCTTCGCTCTACGGCGGTTACGAGGAAGCGGGTTGGACCCGCGACCTCGCCGCCAACGCGACCTACATCGAAGCCCCGCTGGATCGGGCCGGAGTGACGGCGAGCGGGACGGCGGCGCGCGGCGAACTGGTCGTCGAAGGCTTTCACGTTCAGGGCGGCTTCGCCCAAGACACCTCGATCGGCGTCGACATCCGGCGCGATGAGGTCACGCTGCGCTGGAACGACATCGCCGCCGGCACCGTCTGGACCTACGGCGGCGGCGGTTTATCCTACGGCGTCTCGGTCGGCGACAGCGCGGCGGTCCTGATCGTCGACAACGACATCCGCGCCGGGAAGGTGTTCGCGCCGGCGTCGTATGCCCAGCCGGTGGGCGTCAATCTCGACGCGGGCGCCGCGGTCACTCTGGTGGGCAATCGCATTCGCGGCGGCGCGGTCCTGCTTTCGCTCGACGAGCTTTCGATCGCCGTGCAGAACCGTTCGGAACTGCCGGTGGTACTGGTCAACAATCAATTAGCGACGGCCCCGTCGCCGTATGCCTACGGCTTTTCCACCTATACCGGCGGCTTGCTGGCGCACAACACCATCGTCATTCGCGACGCGCAATACTTGTCGTACGCCGTGGTGATCAACCAATCGCTGATCGATCCGGAAGCCCAATTGGTGCTCGTCAACAATATTTTCTCGATGGGCGCGCAACCAAACGGCCGGCCGGTCGCCTTGTGCTCCTGGATCAAACACGACCGCATCACCGCGGTGGGTAACGATTTCCACGGGCCGGCGGGTTTTCACCTGATCGAAGCGGACCTGGCCTATTTCGACAATCCGGAGCGGGTCAACGCCTGCCGGTGGACCGGTTGCCGGGAAGCCCACGACAATCTTTCGGCCGCGCCGGAATTCGTGGGCGGTGGCGACTATCACCTGACCGCGGGCAGCCCGTGCCGCGACGCCGGGATCGATCCGACGCCTTGGTACGACGAGTTGTGGGTGCGATACGACCTCGACGGCAATCCGCGCCCATGGGGCCCCGGTTGGGACATCGGAATGGATGAATACAAGGGGCCATGA
- a CDS encoding glycosyltransferase family 2 protein, with amino-acid sequence MITVLLPARDEAATLDDALTDLRRQTLADLEILVIDDHSADDTLAVARRAAAADERVRLLASPGQGIVAALNAGLAATRGRYLARMDADDRCAPDRLEKQLALLQSDPALTLVSCLIGPPPGETYAGGYATYAKWVNSLVDPEAIHRERFVECPVVHPTLLCPADRLRRLGGWRAGAFPEDYDLLLRLAAAGAKMAKVPEVLYFWRDRPRRASRIDPRYGPEAFHRLKAEYLAAGPLQGSPEVIVWGAGPGSRRAVRPLQALGVRIRAWIDIDPRKIGHVHGGAPVVAPAALSSLPRLPLLVYVGSRGARDLIRPRLAEFGYREGDNAWFCA; translated from the coding sequence CTGATCACCGTCCTGCTGCCGGCGCGCGACGAGGCGGCGACGCTCGACGACGCCCTGACCGATCTGCGCCGCCAGACACTCGCCGATCTGGAAATCCTCGTCATCGACGATCACTCCGCCGACGATACGCTGGCGGTCGCCCGCCGGGCGGCGGCGGCTGACGAGCGCGTCCGCCTGTTGGCCTCGCCGGGCCAAGGCATCGTCGCCGCGCTCAACGCCGGGCTGGCGGCGACGCGCGGTCGTTACCTCGCGCGGATGGATGCCGACGACCGCTGCGCTCCCGATCGCCTCGAAAAACAACTCGCCTTGCTGCAAAGCGATCCGGCCCTCACGCTGGTTTCCTGCCTCATCGGACCGCCGCCGGGCGAAACCTACGCGGGCGGTTACGCGACTTACGCCAAGTGGGTCAATTCGCTCGTCGATCCGGAAGCCATTCACCGCGAGCGGTTCGTGGAATGCCCGGTCGTGCACCCCACCCTGCTTTGCCCGGCGGATCGATTGCGCCGCCTCGGCGGCTGGCGCGCCGGCGCTTTTCCCGAGGACTACGATTTGCTGCTGCGCCTGGCGGCGGCGGGCGCGAAAATGGCGAAGGTTCCCGAGGTGCTTTATTTCTGGCGCGACCGGCCGCGCCGGGCCAGTCGGATCGATCCGCGCTACGGGCCCGAAGCGTTCCATCGGCTGAAAGCCGAGTACCTGGCCGCCGGGCCGTTGCAAGGGTCGCCGGAAGTGATTGTCTGGGGCGCCGGTCCGGGCAGCCGGCGGGCCGTGCGGCCGTTGCAAGCCTTGGGGGTTCGCATCCGGGCCTGGATCGACATCGACCCGCGCAAGATCGGCCATGTGCACGGCGGCGCGCCGGTCGTGGCGCCCGCGGCGCTGTCGTCGCTGCCCCGCTTGCCGCTGCTGGTCTACGTCGGCAGCCGCGGCGCGCGCGACCTGATCCGGCCGCGATTGGCCGAATTCGGCTACCGCGAAGGCGACAACGCCTGGTTCTGCGCGTAA